In one window of Nakamurella alba DNA:
- a CDS encoding multifunctional oxoglutarate decarboxylase/oxoglutarate dehydrogenase thiamine pyrophosphate-binding subunit/dihydrolipoyllysine-residue succinyltransferase subunit encodes MSSATTTPEFGPNDWFVEEKYQQFLADPASVEPIWRDFFTDPVAEHRKANGNGAAAPAPAAAAPAAAPAPAAAPPAPPAAGAPPPPPPPKRATAAPAAAAPAPAAPAAPAPEKAPARPATTATPDDLAAAKAAKQAKADQAAAAAEPQESAAPLRGAAAAVVRNMTSSLELPTATSVRAVPAKLIADNRIVINNFLRRQRGGKVSFTHLIGYAIIRALADYPNMNRHFAEVGGKPQVVTPAHVNLGLAIDLPGKNGQRSLVVVPIKGCESMSFTQFWSAYEAVVRKSRSGQLTAEDYAGTTISLTNPGGIGTVHSVPRLMTGQGAIIGVGAMEYPAEWQGASEKTIADLGISKIITITSTYDHRIIQGAESGEFLRRIHQLLLGEDGFYDNVFASLRLPYEPVRWVPDVNQGKQGQIDRTARILELIDAYRSRGHLMADTDPLNYRQRKHPDLDVISHGLTLWDLEREFPVGGFNGQQYMKLRDVLGVLRDSYCRTIGTEYMHIMDPVQRKWIQDRVEARHSNPTPEEQKYILGRLNAAEAFETFLQTKYIGQKRFSLEGGETVIALLDAALNKAAESDMDEVVIGMAHRGRLNVLANIVGKPYSQIFREFEGNLDPKQAHGSGDVKYHLGAEGKYIRPFGDGQVDVSLVANPSHLEVVDPVLEGLTRAKQDLLNRGEGGFTVMPLAIHGDAAFAGQGVVAETLNLSLLRGYRTGGTVHVIINNQVGFTTAPEASRSSEYCTDVAKMIQAPIFHVNGDDPEAAVWVARLAVEYRQTFGKDVVIDMVCYRRRGHNEGDDPSMTNPLMYQIIDGKRSVRRIYTEALIGRGDLSPEDAEEALKDYHLQLERVFNEVKELERAVAAPSPTIEAEQPIPPKVETSISLEQLQHIADAQMTFPEGFTAHPRVKTVLERRVEMSRNGGIDWAFGELLAFGSIAMEGRLVRLTGQDSRRGTFGQRHAALIDRNTGAEYVPLQHLSEGQGKFLAYDSALTEYAGLGFEYGYSVANRDALVLWEAQFGDFVNGAQSVIDEYLSSGEAKWGQQSGVVLLLPHGHEGQGPDHTSGRIERFLQLCAEGSMTVAVPSTPANYFHLLRRHVLDGVHRPMIVFTPKSMLRNKAAVSAVEDFTTGKFESVIADSTVDPAGVQRVLLTSGKIYYELEEYRRKNGITDTAIVRMEQIYPVPRRKLAHILEAYPNVTDFRWVQEEPANQGSWTFLALALPEMLPRLTGIKRVSRRSMAAPSAGSLRVHEVEQAAVVAAAFS; translated from the coding sequence GTGTCGTCAGCCACGACCACGCCCGAATTCGGACCCAACGACTGGTTCGTCGAGGAGAAGTACCAGCAGTTCCTCGCAGACCCGGCGAGCGTGGAGCCCATCTGGCGGGACTTCTTCACCGATCCCGTGGCCGAGCACCGCAAGGCCAACGGCAACGGGGCCGCCGCTCCGGCCCCCGCTGCCGCTGCACCCGCCGCAGCTCCTGCACCAGCCGCAGCTCCGCCTGCTCCGCCCGCCGCCGGCGCCCCGCCGCCGCCCCCGCCGCCGAAGCGCGCGACCGCCGCCCCGGCTGCTGCCGCACCGGCTCCTGCCGCGCCCGCCGCTCCTGCGCCGGAGAAGGCCCCGGCCCGGCCGGCCACCACCGCCACCCCGGACGACCTCGCCGCGGCGAAGGCCGCCAAGCAGGCGAAGGCCGACCAGGCCGCCGCGGCCGCCGAGCCGCAGGAGTCCGCCGCCCCGCTGCGCGGGGCCGCCGCCGCCGTCGTGCGCAACATGACCAGCTCGCTGGAGTTGCCGACCGCCACCTCGGTGCGCGCCGTCCCGGCCAAGCTGATCGCCGACAACCGCATCGTCATCAACAACTTCCTGCGCCGGCAGCGCGGCGGGAAGGTCTCGTTCACCCACCTCATCGGGTACGCGATCATCCGCGCGCTGGCCGACTACCCGAACATGAACCGGCACTTCGCCGAGGTCGGCGGCAAGCCGCAGGTCGTCACCCCGGCGCACGTCAACCTCGGGCTGGCCATCGACCTGCCCGGCAAGAACGGCCAGCGCTCGCTGGTCGTCGTGCCCATCAAGGGCTGCGAGTCGATGAGCTTCACCCAGTTCTGGTCGGCCTACGAGGCCGTCGTCCGCAAGTCCCGGTCCGGCCAGCTGACCGCCGAGGACTACGCCGGCACGACCATCTCGCTGACCAACCCGGGCGGCATCGGCACCGTGCACTCGGTGCCGCGGCTGATGACCGGGCAGGGCGCCATCATCGGCGTCGGCGCCATGGAGTACCCGGCCGAGTGGCAGGGCGCGTCCGAGAAGACGATCGCCGACCTGGGTATCAGCAAGATCATCACGATCACCTCGACCTACGACCACCGGATCATCCAGGGCGCCGAATCGGGCGAGTTCCTGCGCCGCATCCACCAGCTGCTGCTGGGCGAGGACGGCTTCTACGACAACGTCTTCGCCTCGCTGCGCCTGCCCTACGAGCCGGTGCGCTGGGTGCCGGACGTCAACCAGGGCAAGCAGGGCCAGATCGACCGCACCGCACGGATCCTCGAGCTGATCGACGCCTACCGGTCGCGCGGTCACCTGATGGCCGACACCGACCCGCTGAACTACCGCCAGCGCAAGCACCCCGACCTGGACGTCATCTCGCACGGCCTGACCCTGTGGGACCTGGAGCGGGAGTTCCCGGTCGGCGGCTTCAACGGCCAGCAGTACATGAAGCTGCGCGACGTGCTGGGCGTGCTGCGCGACTCCTACTGCCGGACCATCGGCACCGAGTACATGCACATCATGGATCCGGTGCAGCGCAAGTGGATCCAGGACCGGGTGGAGGCCAGGCACTCCAACCCGACCCCCGAGGAGCAGAAGTACATCCTGGGCCGGCTCAACGCGGCCGAGGCCTTCGAGACCTTCCTGCAGACCAAGTACATCGGCCAGAAGCGCTTCTCGCTCGAGGGCGGCGAGACGGTCATCGCGCTGCTGGACGCCGCGCTCAACAAGGCCGCCGAGTCCGACATGGACGAGGTCGTCATCGGGATGGCGCACCGTGGCCGGCTCAACGTGCTGGCGAACATCGTCGGCAAGCCGTACTCGCAGATCTTCCGTGAGTTCGAGGGCAACCTGGATCCCAAGCAGGCGCACGGTTCCGGCGACGTGAAGTACCACCTGGGCGCGGAGGGCAAGTACATCCGCCCGTTCGGCGACGGCCAGGTGGACGTCTCGCTGGTCGCCAACCCCTCGCACCTGGAGGTCGTCGACCCGGTGCTGGAGGGGCTGACCCGGGCCAAGCAGGACCTGCTCAACCGTGGCGAGGGCGGGTTCACCGTCATGCCGCTGGCGATCCACGGCGATGCCGCGTTCGCCGGTCAGGGCGTGGTGGCCGAAACCCTGAACCTCTCGCTGCTGCGCGGGTACCGCACCGGCGGCACCGTGCACGTGATCATCAACAACCAGGTCGGCTTCACCACCGCCCCGGAGGCCTCGCGCAGCTCCGAGTACTGCACCGACGTCGCGAAGATGATCCAGGCGCCGATCTTCCACGTGAACGGCGACGACCCGGAGGCCGCGGTCTGGGTGGCCCGGCTGGCGGTCGAGTACCGGCAGACGTTCGGCAAGGACGTCGTCATCGACATGGTCTGCTACCGCCGCCGCGGTCACAACGAGGGCGACGACCCGTCGATGACCAACCCGCTGATGTACCAGATCATCGACGGCAAGCGGTCGGTCCGCCGGATCTACACCGAGGCCCTGATCGGCCGCGGCGACCTCTCCCCCGAGGACGCCGAGGAGGCGCTGAAGGACTACCACCTGCAGCTCGAGCGGGTCTTCAACGAGGTCAAGGAACTGGAGCGGGCGGTGGCGGCGCCGTCGCCGACCATCGAGGCCGAGCAGCCGATCCCGCCGAAGGTGGAGACCTCGATCAGCCTGGAACAACTCCAGCACATCGCCGACGCGCAGATGACCTTCCCCGAGGGCTTCACCGCGCACCCCCGGGTGAAGACGGTGCTGGAGCGCCGGGTGGAGATGTCCCGCAACGGCGGCATCGACTGGGCCTTCGGCGAGCTGCTGGCCTTCGGCTCCATCGCGATGGAGGGCCGGCTGGTCCGGCTGACCGGCCAGGACTCCCGCCGCGGCACCTTCGGGCAGCGGCACGCGGCTCTCATCGACCGCAACACCGGCGCGGAATACGTTCCGCTGCAGCACCTCTCGGAGGGCCAGGGCAAGTTCCTGGCCTACGACTCGGCGCTGACGGAGTACGCCGGGCTCGGCTTCGAGTACGGCTACTCGGTGGCGAACCGGGATGCGCTGGTGCTGTGGGAGGCGCAGTTCGGCGACTTCGTCAACGGCGCCCAGTCGGTGATCGACGAGTACCTGTCCTCCGGCGAGGCGAAGTGGGGTCAGCAGAGCGGTGTCGTGCTGCTGCTGCCGCACGGCCACGAGGGCCAGGGCCCGGACCACACCTCGGGCCGGATCGAGCGCTTCCTGCAGCTGTGCGCCGAGGGGTCGATGACCGTCGCGGTGCCGTCCACCCCGGCCAACTACTTCCACCTGCTGCGCCGGCACGTGCTGGACGGCGTGCACCGGCCGATGATCGTCTTCACGCCGAAGTCGATGCTGCGCAACAAGGCCGCGGTCTCCGCCGTCGAGGACTTCACCACCGGCAAGTTCGAGTCGGTCATCGCCGACTCGACGGTCGACCCGGCCGGCGTGCAGCGGGTGCTGCTCACCTCCGGGAAGATCTACTACGAGCTGGA
- a CDS encoding ABC transporter ATP-binding protein, translated as MPPSTATGTTGTTAPGAPTDGTTAPVAAGGHRRWIARIWAYCWRHKVITSLAAVAGLGGVGLGALTPWLTGLAVDDATDGRTDALAPVIVALVALALVRFGSSFLRRWAGGRMSLDVQHDMRQDVFGALSRLDGAGQDALRTGQVVSRASSDLQVVQGLLAMVPLSAGQVVLFVASLVLMAFLSPLLTVMALLVVPAVWLLVRATRIVLFPATWAAQQSAAEVADIVEEDVTGVRVVKGFGQEERELRRLRTGAGRLYRDRLRAVRLTARISPGLSSVTAIGQVGVLALGGYLALRGVVSLGTFLAFSLYLAQLVAPTRTLSYLLVLAQQGRASVERVLDIIDSKASVTEPDRPERLPDGPVAVDLTAVRFGYTSDEPVLDGFDLHVPAGATVALVGASGSGKSTVSLLLPRFYDPQQGTVALAGTDIRRLSFAELRGTVGVVFEEAFLFSDTIGANIAYGRPDATAEDVRTAARAAEADEFISALPDGYDTVIGERGLTLSGGQRQRLALARAMITDPRVLLLDDATSAVDPATEAAIHATLHRLTRDRTTLLIAHRRSTLELADQVAVVVGGRVVDQGSHEDLLLRCAPYRELLGGDTGDLDGGGVELRTARPAPVDGGVTPELWPDADPADDGDPADHGARLAAAAAARVGPRMRPAGGGPGGGLMGGAVQATPELLEKVRQLPPGTDDPPERPVDEAVAAGEGRRFSFGGALRPFRALLWTALVLVALDAAAQIAIPALVRGGVDHGVSAGAMDVVWLMSGLALLVVAVDYVVQRRQLVVTGKAGEGVLYTLRTREFAHLQRLGLDFYEREMSGRIMTRMTTDVDALSTFLQTGLVTSVVSLTTFLGIAIALVVMNPGLALLAFAVLPPLFVATFYFRRFSARAYDDAREKVSAVNADLQENVSGMRITQAMRREQANAAGFAARSDDYRRSRMRAQTAISVYFPFVALLSELAAALVLGVGAERVAAGTVTAGTLIAFVLYLDSFFTPIQQLSQVFDSYQQAAVGLRRIGELLSTPTSTPVAAHPLTAPPLAGDVRAERVGFRYSTADEGASPALVDVDLEFPPGRTIAVVGPTGAGKSTLVKLIARYYDVTDGTVRVDGTDIRDFDLPSYRRRLGVVPQEPHLFAGTVRDNIAYGRPDATDAEVESAARAVGAIDAVAALSGGFRHRVDERGRNLSAGQRQLVSLARAELVDPDILLLDEATAALDPAAEAAVLAATDRLAKGRTTVVVAHRLTTASRADSIVVMDHGRVVETGTHADLLDAGGLYSRLYREDPAG; from the coding sequence GTGCCACCTTCGACCGCCACCGGGACGACCGGGACCACCGCTCCGGGGGCGCCGACCGACGGAACGACGGCTCCGGTCGCGGCCGGCGGCCACCGGCGGTGGATCGCCCGGATCTGGGCCTACTGCTGGCGGCACAAGGTCATCACCTCGCTGGCCGCCGTCGCCGGCCTCGGCGGCGTCGGCCTCGGCGCGCTGACCCCGTGGCTCACCGGTCTCGCCGTCGACGACGCGACGGACGGGCGCACCGACGCCCTGGCGCCGGTGATCGTCGCCCTGGTCGCACTTGCCCTGGTCCGGTTCGGGTCCTCGTTCCTGCGTCGCTGGGCGGGCGGCCGGATGTCGCTGGACGTGCAGCACGACATGCGGCAGGACGTGTTCGGTGCGCTGTCCCGGCTGGACGGCGCCGGCCAGGACGCACTGCGCACCGGCCAGGTCGTCTCTCGCGCGTCCTCCGACCTGCAGGTGGTGCAGGGCCTGCTCGCGATGGTGCCGCTGTCCGCGGGGCAGGTGGTGCTGTTCGTCGCGTCGCTGGTGCTGATGGCGTTCCTGTCACCGCTGCTCACGGTGATGGCGCTGCTGGTGGTCCCGGCGGTCTGGCTGCTGGTCCGGGCCACCCGGATCGTGCTGTTCCCGGCGACCTGGGCGGCGCAGCAGTCCGCGGCCGAGGTCGCCGACATCGTCGAGGAGGACGTCACCGGCGTCCGCGTGGTCAAGGGCTTCGGCCAGGAGGAGCGGGAGCTGCGCCGGCTGCGCACCGGCGCCGGCCGGCTGTACCGGGACCGGCTGCGCGCCGTCCGGCTGACCGCCCGGATCTCCCCCGGCCTGTCGTCGGTCACCGCCATCGGCCAGGTCGGTGTGCTGGCCCTGGGCGGCTACCTGGCGCTGCGCGGTGTCGTCTCGCTCGGCACCTTCCTGGCCTTCTCGCTGTACCTGGCCCAGTTGGTCGCGCCCACCCGCACCCTGTCCTACCTGCTGGTGCTGGCCCAGCAGGGCCGCGCGTCGGTCGAGCGGGTGCTGGACATCATCGATTCCAAGGCCTCCGTCACCGAGCCGGACCGGCCGGAGCGGCTGCCCGACGGGCCGGTCGCCGTCGACCTGACCGCGGTCCGGTTCGGCTACACCTCGGACGAACCGGTCCTCGACGGGTTCGACCTGCACGTCCCGGCCGGCGCCACGGTCGCCCTGGTCGGCGCGTCCGGCTCCGGCAAGTCCACGGTCTCGCTGCTGCTCCCCCGCTTCTACGACCCGCAGCAGGGCACCGTCGCGCTGGCCGGCACCGACATCCGCCGGCTGTCCTTCGCCGAACTGCGCGGCACGGTCGGCGTGGTGTTCGAGGAGGCCTTCCTCTTCTCCGACACCATCGGCGCCAACATCGCCTACGGCCGGCCGGACGCCACCGCGGAGGACGTGCGGACCGCGGCCCGGGCCGCCGAGGCGGACGAGTTCATCAGCGCGCTGCCCGACGGGTACGACACCGTCATCGGGGAGCGCGGTCTCACCCTGTCCGGCGGCCAGCGGCAGCGGCTCGCGCTCGCCCGGGCGATGATCACCGACCCACGGGTGCTGCTGCTGGACGACGCCACCAGCGCGGTCGACCCGGCCACCGAGGCCGCCATCCACGCCACGCTGCACCGGCTGACCCGGGACCGCACCACGCTGCTGATCGCCCACCGCCGGTCCACCCTCGAGCTCGCGGACCAGGTCGCCGTGGTGGTCGGCGGCCGGGTCGTCGACCAGGGCAGCCACGAGGACCTGCTGCTGCGCTGTGCTCCCTACCGGGAGCTGCTGGGCGGCGACACCGGGGATCTCGACGGCGGCGGGGTCGAGCTGCGGACCGCCCGCCCGGCACCGGTGGACGGGGGTGTCACACCCGAGCTGTGGCCGGACGCCGACCCGGCGGACGACGGCGACCCGGCCGATCACGGTGCCCGGCTCGCGGCCGCGGCGGCCGCCCGGGTCGGACCCCGGATGCGGCCCGCGGGCGGTGGACCCGGAGGCGGCCTGATGGGCGGTGCCGTGCAGGCCACCCCGGAGCTGTTGGAGAAGGTGCGGCAGCTGCCGCCGGGCACCGACGACCCGCCGGAGCGACCGGTGGACGAGGCCGTCGCCGCGGGCGAGGGCCGCCGGTTCTCCTTCGGCGGCGCGCTGCGGCCGTTCCGCGCCCTGCTCTGGACCGCGCTGGTGCTGGTGGCCCTGGACGCCGCGGCGCAGATCGCCATTCCCGCACTGGTCCGCGGCGGCGTGGACCACGGTGTGTCGGCCGGCGCGATGGACGTGGTGTGGCTGATGTCCGGGCTGGCTCTGCTGGTGGTCGCCGTCGACTACGTGGTGCAGCGACGGCAGCTGGTGGTCACCGGCAAGGCCGGCGAGGGCGTGCTCTACACGCTGCGCACCCGCGAGTTCGCGCACCTGCAGCGGCTCGGCCTGGACTTCTACGAGCGCGAGATGTCCGGCCGGATCATGACCCGGATGACCACCGACGTCGATGCGCTGTCGACGTTCCTGCAGACCGGTCTGGTCACCTCGGTGGTCTCGCTGACCACGTTCCTCGGCATCGCCATCGCCCTGGTGGTGATGAACCCCGGCCTGGCGCTGCTGGCCTTCGCCGTGCTGCCGCCGCTGTTCGTGGCCACCTTCTACTTCCGCCGGTTCTCCGCCCGCGCCTACGACGACGCCCGGGAGAAGGTCAGCGCGGTCAACGCCGACCTGCAGGAGAACGTCTCCGGGATGCGGATCACCCAGGCGATGCGGCGCGAGCAGGCGAACGCCGCCGGGTTCGCCGCCCGCAGCGACGACTACCGGCGGTCCCGGATGCGGGCGCAGACCGCCATCTCCGTCTACTTCCCGTTCGTCGCGCTGCTCTCCGAGCTGGCCGCGGCCCTGGTCCTCGGGGTCGGCGCGGAACGGGTGGCGGCCGGCACCGTCACCGCCGGGACGCTGATCGCCTTCGTGCTCTACCTGGACTCCTTCTTCACCCCGATCCAGCAGCTGTCCCAGGTGTTCGACAGCTACCAGCAGGCAGCGGTCGGCCTGCGCCGGATCGGCGAGCTGCTGTCCACCCCGACCAGCACACCGGTCGCCGCGCACCCGCTCACCGCCCCGCCGCTGGCCGGCGACGTGCGCGCCGAGCGGGTCGGCTTCCGGTACTCGACCGCCGACGAGGGGGCGTCACCCGCGCTGGTGGACGTCGACCTGGAGTTCCCGCCCGGCCGGACGATCGCCGTGGTCGGCCCGACCGGCGCCGGGAAGTCGACCCTGGTCAAGCTCATCGCCCGGTACTACGACGTCACCGACGGCACCGTGCGGGTGGACGGCACCGACATCCGGGACTTCGACCTGCCGTCCTACCGGCGGCGGCTCGGCGTGGTCCCGCAGGAGCCGCACCTGTTCGCCGGCACCGTCCGGGACAACATCGCCTACGGCCGACCGGACGCCACCGACGCCGAGGTCGAGTCGGCCGCCCGCGCGGTCGGCGCCATCGACGCGGTGGCCGCGCTGTCCGGTGGTTTCCGGCACCGGGTCGACGAGCGCGGGCGGAACCTCTCGGCCGGACAGCGGCAGCTGGTGTCGTTGGCCCGCGCCGAGCTGGTCGACCCGGACATCCTGCTGCTCGACGAGGCCACCGCGGCGCTCGATCCCGCGGCCGAGGCCGCCGTGCTGGCGGCGACCGACCGGCTGGCCAAGGGCCGTACCACCGTCGTGGTCGCGCACCGGTTGACCACCGCGTCCCGGGCCGACTCCATCGTCGTGATGGACCACGGCCGGGTGGTCGAGACCGGCACGCACGCCGACCTGCTGGACGCCGGTGGCCTCTACTCCCGGCTGTACCGGGAGGACCCGGCCGGCTGA
- a CDS encoding phage holin family protein, producing MQNDGPEQAPDHGGALPYSGDGGTPDLTKGADPYAATAAAPEAYPGQPAYPPPGQPTYAAPGAYPGYGAPGHGYPGQHPGQYPGGYPMQPPPPGQRRNGMGTAALVLGIIGIVFDLGAFGMRNGSGGGAILIAGVLQILAIVFGAVGIGRARRGEATNRGAAVAGLVLGIVGLVLVLLLILLLAVFLSSFHLY from the coding sequence GTGCAGAACGACGGACCCGAGCAGGCACCCGACCACGGAGGTGCCCTGCCCTACAGCGGTGACGGGGGCACGCCGGACCTGACCAAGGGCGCGGATCCGTACGCGGCCACGGCCGCCGCGCCGGAGGCCTATCCGGGACAGCCGGCCTACCCGCCTCCCGGGCAGCCGACGTACGCGGCGCCCGGTGCCTACCCGGGATACGGCGCGCCCGGCCACGGCTATCCCGGTCAGCACCCGGGCCAGTACCCCGGCGGCTACCCGATGCAGCCGCCCCCGCCCGGACAGCGGCGCAACGGCATGGGCACCGCGGCCCTGGTGCTCGGGATCATCGGCATCGTCTTCGACCTGGGCGCCTTCGGCATGCGCAACGGCAGCGGCGGCGGAGCGATCCTGATCGCCGGCGTGCTGCAGATCCTGGCCATCGTCTTCGGCGCGGTCGGGATCGGCCGGGCCCGGCGGGGCGAGGCCACCAACCGCGGCGCGGCGGTGGCCGGTCTGGTGCTCGGCATCGTCGGGCTGGTCCTGGTGCTCCTGCTGATCCTGCTGCTGGCGGTCTTCCTCTCCAGCTTCCACCTGTACTGA
- a CDS encoding phytoene desaturase family protein: protein MTGSRGDAPSDAAVDVLVVGGGHNGLVAAILAAQAGLRVRLLEAADHLGGATLGAAVFPGIPVRLSRYSYLVSLFPAELADRLCITLPLASRRVSSYTPVRRDGRAGGLLVERDPGPATEASFAALTGGRAEFAAWQQFYGELAALAAVVAPALTGPLRRRSAVRDAVVATAGSRIWDEIAERPLGETITGRFADDTVRGVVATDGLIGTHTSLFDAGLLANRCFLYHLIGRGTGEWLVPVGGMGGVADALLARARGLGVDLVTDVTVAQVHEAADGVVAVDTTGREWPAAHLLAAVAPAVVAGWRGEVPDRPVGAQMKINMLLDRLPRLLSGADPAEAFAGTTHLEESFDQLEAAYRLSVAGALPTALPGEVYCHSLTDPGILAGRGGATLTLFGLHTPDALFRADPVAARAAAARSALDALQLHLAEPLEECLARDVDGRPCLDVASPLDLERDLLMPGGNIFHGDLSWPWLADDEEVDSPAQAFGVAVPGSRRILLAGAGSRRGGGVSGLGGAAAVDALLA, encoded by the coding sequence ATGACCGGCAGCCGGGGTGATGCACCGAGCGACGCCGCCGTGGACGTGCTCGTCGTCGGCGGTGGCCACAACGGCCTGGTGGCCGCGATCCTCGCGGCGCAGGCGGGCCTGCGGGTGCGGCTGCTGGAGGCCGCCGACCACCTCGGTGGTGCCACCCTGGGCGCCGCGGTGTTCCCCGGGATCCCGGTCCGGCTGAGCCGCTACTCCTACCTGGTCTCGCTCTTCCCCGCGGAGCTGGCCGACCGGCTCTGCATCACCCTGCCGCTCGCCTCCCGCCGGGTGTCGTCGTACACCCCGGTCCGCCGGGACGGCCGGGCCGGCGGCCTGCTGGTGGAGCGGGATCCCGGTCCGGCCACCGAGGCGTCCTTCGCCGCGCTGACCGGCGGCCGCGCGGAGTTCGCTGCCTGGCAGCAGTTCTACGGCGAGCTGGCCGCCCTCGCCGCCGTGGTCGCACCCGCCCTCACCGGGCCGCTGCGCCGCCGGTCGGCGGTCCGCGACGCCGTGGTCGCCACCGCCGGCAGCCGGATCTGGGACGAGATCGCGGAACGACCGCTGGGCGAGACCATCACCGGCCGGTTCGCCGACGACACGGTGCGCGGGGTTGTGGCCACCGACGGCCTGATCGGCACCCACACATCGCTGTTCGACGCCGGGCTGCTCGCCAACCGCTGCTTCCTCTACCACCTGATCGGCCGCGGCACCGGGGAGTGGCTGGTGCCCGTCGGCGGCATGGGTGGGGTCGCCGACGCGCTGCTGGCCCGGGCGCGCGGGCTCGGTGTCGACCTGGTCACCGACGTGACCGTCGCGCAGGTCCACGAGGCCGCCGACGGGGTGGTCGCGGTGGACACCACCGGCCGGGAGTGGCCGGCCGCCCATCTGCTGGCGGCGGTGGCACCGGCTGTGGTGGCCGGCTGGCGCGGTGAGGTGCCCGACCGGCCGGTGGGCGCCCAGATGAAGATCAACATGCTGCTGGACCGCTTGCCGCGCCTGCTCTCCGGCGCCGATCCGGCCGAGGCCTTCGCCGGGACCACGCATCTCGAGGAGAGTTTCGACCAGCTCGAGGCGGCGTACCGGTTGTCGGTGGCGGGGGCGCTGCCGACTGCGTTGCCCGGCGAGGTCTACTGCCATTCGCTCACCGATCCGGGCATCCTGGCCGGCCGGGGCGGCGCCACGCTGACCCTGTTCGGCCTGCACACCCCGGACGCGCTGTTCCGCGCCGATCCCGTGGCCGCCCGGGCGGCGGCGGCCCGGTCCGCGCTGGACGCCCTGCAGCTGCACCTGGCCGAGCCGCTGGAGGAGTGCCTGGCCCGGGATGTGGACGGCCGGCCGTGCCTGGACGTGGCGTCCCCGCTCGACCTGGAGCGGGACCTGCTGATGCCGGGCGGGAACATCTTCCACGGTGACCTGTCCTGGCCGTGGCTGGCGGACGACGAGGAGGTCGACTCCCCGGCGCAGGCGTTCGGCGTGGCCGTTCCCGGCAGTCGCCGGATCCTGTTGGCCGGAGCGGGATCCCGCCGCGGCGGCGGGGTCTCCGGACTCGGCGGCGCGGCCGCGGTCGACGCGCTGCTCGCCTGA
- a CDS encoding endonuclease/exonuclease/phosphatase family protein: MTGTAHGETAAPRTSRRWRRWAWLPVGAGLLAAVLTVDPDAVGLAGTPGYLHAVSFRGLTALGLLGAAVVGAATLLLPRTGRPWIRLVSTGTLLALALVQGGIVLARGWSAAPDTTTAADLTVVSFNTLHSATTAEQISGLVVAAGADVVALPETPAVTARRAAELLAAQGLRYQVFHGSDGTGPTQTTSLLVAEGLGGYRQVAAPYMMLGAVRVEPVSGDGPVLAAVHPPAPVAAVGYGTWQHYGGIALDQCRNTGNAVVAGDFNTTVDHPAFADLGHCVDAATAAGRGAEGTWPSSLPSALATPIDHVFYTGEQWRVLGTHTERIGGSDHRALVVRLALR, from the coding sequence ATGACCGGGACCGCCCACGGGGAGACCGCCGCACCCCGGACGTCCCGCCGGTGGCGCCGGTGGGCCTGGCTGCCGGTCGGTGCCGGACTGCTGGCCGCGGTGCTCACCGTCGACCCGGACGCGGTGGGCCTGGCCGGCACTCCGGGCTACCTGCACGCCGTCTCCTTCCGCGGGCTGACCGCGCTGGGCTTGCTGGGTGCGGCGGTGGTCGGTGCGGCCACGCTGCTGCTGCCGCGCACCGGACGGCCGTGGATCCGGTTGGTGTCCACCGGCACGCTGCTGGCCCTCGCCCTGGTGCAGGGCGGCATCGTGCTGGCCCGCGGCTGGTCGGCCGCCCCGGACACCACGACAGCGGCCGACCTGACGGTGGTCTCGTTCAACACGCTGCACAGCGCGACGACGGCCGAGCAGATCTCCGGCCTGGTCGTCGCGGCCGGGGCGGACGTGGTGGCGCTGCCGGAGACACCGGCCGTGACGGCCCGCCGGGCGGCGGAACTGCTCGCGGCACAGGGACTCCGGTACCAGGTGTTCCACGGCTCCGACGGCACCGGCCCGACCCAGACCACCAGCCTGCTGGTGGCCGAGGGCCTCGGCGGCTACCGGCAGGTGGCGGCCCCGTACATGATGCTCGGCGCGGTGCGGGTGGAACCGGTCTCCGGGGACGGGCCGGTGCTGGCCGCCGTGCACCCGCCGGCCCCGGTCGCCGCGGTCGGGTACGGCACCTGGCAGCACTACGGTGGCATCGCACTGGACCAGTGCCGGAACACCGGGAACGCCGTGGTGGCCGGTGATTTCAACACCACCGTCGACCATCCGGCGTTCGCCGACCTGGGACACTGCGTGGACGCCGCGACCGCCGCCGGTCGCGGCGCGGAGGGCACCTGGCCGTCCTCCCTGCCGTCGGCCCTGGCCACCCCGATCGACCACGTCTTCTACACGGGCGAGCAGTGGCGGGTGCTCGGCACGCACACCGAACGGATCGGCGGCAGCGACCACCGGGCCCTGGTGGTCCGCCTCGCCCTGCGCTGA